One region of Zingiber officinale cultivar Zhangliang chromosome 7B, Zo_v1.1, whole genome shotgun sequence genomic DNA includes:
- the LOC122004726 gene encoding receptor-like protein EIX1 yields the protein MATAWRSRLSFRGRWPLHHPQYYSCYYQLPDLVMLCWLIILASFLVEVTGVEEARVSSEGCLQRERDALLLYKAAIKDPSDRLSSWHAQVDCCAWNGVVCHNRTGTVRVAELNLPNDHKTNWKEYSLRGELLHPSLLSLTHLQSLDLSYNDFEGTQIPPLVGSLHKLRYLDLTGSNFGGTIPPHLGNLTNLRYLDLNSYYNSARVVVHSLDWLSGLSSLIFLDMSRLNLSDASPNLLSAVNMLPSLQHLQLPRCYINNVPLSLNFHLNLTFLRTLDLGYNNFYSPFPNWLWNLTSLSSLQFENSKIQGRLPTEIGNLIGLTYLDLFLNFLSGPLPDTFWKLKNLKFLDLSFTLLGNSLLMGIMNLSSLSTLRLNNCSLIGPIPSELGNLTTLNTLSLESNLLSGLIPHEIGKLVDLESLDLSLNSFEGDITEIHLSNLTKLKEGSLLEYINLGNNMFFGEIPSSLGNLMKLEFLHLNNNNLKGHLPLSLQNCTRLLVVDLGDNKFSGNIPLWIGQSWQQLRILRLRSNMFNGSIDPQLGYLWDLQIIDFANNKLLGAIPHSFGNLNIMISTSVEQLPSFDFGMRILEETKIFSGSESITLVTKGEQSTFSSILYLVKSIDLSNNELTDEIPEELGYLVGLHTLNLSRNYFKGKIPYSIGRMSSLETLDLSFNNLSGAIPQGLSQLNALSHLNLSYNNLSGNIPFGNQLQTLDDASIYIGNSYLCGNLVNKSCFHGNDTNATSEEYGTAQREEDRQLCCSREEEKNLTGCWFNGEEEIADCVAYVREEGRRLWLERRRGRRR from the exons ATGGCAACGGCCTGGAGAAGCAGGCTCAGTTTCCGTGGGCGATGGCCACTGCACCACCCCCAGTATTACAGCTGCTACTATCAGCTTCCAGATCTTGTCATGCTTTGTTGGCTCATCATCCTCGCCTCCTTTCTTGTGGAGGTAACTGGAGTAGAAGAAGCGAGAGTGAGCAGCGAGGGATGCTTGCAGAGGGAGAGGGATGCTCTCTTGCTTTACAAAGCCGCCATCAAAGATCCTTCCGACCGCTTGTCTTCTTGGCATGCCCAAGTAGACTGCTGCGCTTGGAATGGCGTGGTCTGCCACAACAGAACAGGCACCGTACGAGTGGCCGAGCTCAACCTTCCAAATGACCACAAAACCAATTggaaggagtacagtttgagggGTGAGCTGCTGCATCCTTCATTATTGTCTTTAACTCATTTGCAAAGCTTAGATCTGAGTTACAATGATTTCGAGGGCAcccaaattcctcctctcgttgGTTCTCTTCACAAACTCAGGTATCTTGATCTTACTGGGTCCAACTTCGGTGGAACCATTCCCCCTCATCTTGGCAACTTAACTAATCTTcgttatcttgatctcaactcgTATTATAATTCTGCCAGAGTTGTTGTCCACAGCTTAGACTGGCTCTCTGgcctctcttctttgatttttttgGACATGTCCAGATTGAATCTCAGCGATGCTTCCCCTAATTTGCTATCAGCGGTCAACATGTTACCTTCCCTACAACATTTACAACTACCTCGTTGTTACATTAATAATGTCCCTCTTTCTCTTAATTTTCATCTCAACCTCACTTTTCTCAGGACTCTTGATCTTGGTTATAACAACTTCTACTCTCCTTTTCCTAACTGGTTGTGGAATCTCACAAGCCTCTCGTCtcttcaatttgaaaactcaaaaatTCAAGGGAGGCTGCCAACTGAAATTGGCAACTTAATTGGCCTTACATATCTTgatctttttttaaattttctctctGGTCCCCTACCCGATACGTTTTGGAAATTGAAGAATCTAAAATTCCTCGACCTGAGCTTTACTTTACTTGGAAATTCTTTGTTAATGGGGATTATGAATCTATCAAGCTTATCAACACTGCGCCTTAATAATTGTTCACTAATTGGTCCAATACCCAGTGAATTAGGAAATTTAACTACTTTAAATACATTATCTCTCGAATCTAATTTACTTTCTGGATTAATACCACATGAGATTGGGAAGCTAGTCGACTTAGAGTCTCTTGACCTGTCCCTTAATTCCTTTGAGGGTGACATTACTGAGATCCACCTTTCCAACCTAACCAAACTAAAG GAGGGTTCACTTCTTGAATATATTAATTTGGGAAACAATATGTTTTTTGGAGAAATTCCAAGCTCTCTTGGCAACTTGATGAAACTGGAGTTCTTGCACttgaataataataatctaaaagGGCATCTTCCATTATCATTACAAAATTGCACTCGGCTATTGGTTGTTGATCTCGGTGATAATAAATTCTCTGGAAATATACCTTTATGGATTGGACAAAGTTGGCAACAGTTGCGCATTCTTCGATTGCGCTCAAATATGTTCAATGGCAGTATTGATCCACAACTTGGATATTTATGGGATTTGCAAATCATTGACTTtgcaaataataaattattagggGCAATACCACATTCCTTTGGAAATCTAAACATAATGATTTCGACATCAGTTGAACAACTTCCTTCCTTTGATTTTGGAATGAGAATACTAGAAGAAACCAAAATATTTAGCGGAAGTGAAAGCATTACTTTagtcacaaaaggagagcaatCTACTTTTTCATCTATTCTCTATCTTGTGAAAAGTATAGACCTTTCAAACAATGAATTGACAGATGAGATTCCTGAAGAATTGGGATATCTTGTTGGACTCCACActttgaatttatcaagaaactacTTCAAAGGCAAGATACCATATAGCATCGGTAGAATGAGTTCATTGGAAACTCTGGATTTATCCTTTAATAATTTATCAGGGGCTATTCCTCAAGGTTTGTCACAACTAAATGCTCTGAGCCATTTGAATTTGTCTTATAACAACCTATCAGGAAACATTCCCTTTGGGAATCAGCTTCAAACATTAGATGATGCATCCATTTATATTGGTAATTCTTATCTCTGCGGAAACTTAGTAAACAAGAGTTGCTTTCATGGGAACGACACCAATGCTACCAGCGAGGAATAT